The following proteins come from a genomic window of Meleagris gallopavo isolate NT-WF06-2002-E0010 breed Aviagen turkey brand Nicholas breeding stock chromosome Z, Turkey_5.1, whole genome shotgun sequence:
- the LOC109364070 gene encoding coiled-coil domain-containing protein 81-like, producing the protein MATGVFSYLLFEPLDPKELSLLKDLTTAEICKVWKATSNYVRRELLEKRAVDIGIGSFAVVPAHAAAGEDGVLDVDRPVFQLNRHIQQFYKLKEPKIKIPYEIFEYPLDFQEIAESIYFRLPIVEQCIHETLLFFAETLRGKKEVDFFFSKLGILSLRGQKVIMNFFDDCVLQVDATGNMLPALLGVSLHASRAPCSTLK; encoded by the exons ATGGCGACTGGGGTGTTCTCTTACCTGCTCTTCGAACCCTTGGATCCCAAGGAGCTTTCCTTACTGAAGGACCTCACCACTGCAG aaATCTGCAAAGTGTGGAAGGCCACATCCAACTATGTTCggagagagctgctggagaagagg GCGGTGGATATTGGAATTGGGAGCTTTGCAGTTGTGCCAGCTCATGCTGCCGCCGGAGAGGATGGGGTTCTGGATGTGGACAGACCCGTTTTCCAGCTGAACCGCCACATCCAGCAGTTTTACAAACTCAAAGAGCCTAAGATCAAAATTCCTT atgaGATATTCGAGTATCCGTTGGACTTCCAGGAGATTGCTGAAAGCATTTACTTCCGCCTGCCCATTGTAGAGCAGTGCATCCATGAGACCCTGCTCTTCTTTGCTGAGACCCTCcgaggaaagaaagaagttgaCTTCTTCTTCAGCAAACTTGGCATTCTTTCTCTGAGAGGGCAGAAGGTCATCATGAACTTCTTTGATGACTGCGTACTGCAGGTGGATGCAACGGGCAACATGCTGCCCGCTCTTCTTGGGGTGAGCTTGCACGCCTCCagggctccctgcagcactctCAAATGA